TGACTATTGTGGGAACAATCTTCCACTGTATTTCATGATGAAAATGTCATGGTTTTTAGAACTACATCTGATGCATGAGGTAAATCGAAACGTATGGATAATTCTGACAAATTTTGTACTCACTACAACAAAGGGGACACGATGTAAGCTCGTGTTTTAAGCTTCATGGGTTCCCCAACTAGTGGGGGGACCGACCTCAGGGTGATCAAGTATTAGGCCGTTCTAGAGGGCATGTGGATtattttgacaaattttatACTCATTGCAATAGAGATGAACATGATGCAAGCTCATGTTTTCAACTTCACAGGTTCCTCGACTGGTGGGAGGATTGACCTTAGGGTGATCGAGGATCCCAGGCCATTCTGGAGGGTGTGGTAAGGGCACAAACAATGCTTTTGTGTATGCCAACAAAGAGCAGTAGCAATAAAGGTGTGTAGTTTCAGGTCCTATCAGGTAAGTCAATAGTGATATTTAACATCACTCAAGCTTAATGGCAATAACTTGTTGCCATTTTGAATGTTCCCGAAACAAAGTATATACCATTATCGGTAGGCATGCCATTCCTTGGATTATTGACAATGGAGCCTCATAACATGTACAAGAAATGTATCTGGTTTGATAGATgtgaaaaaattacaaacatacTAGTAGGATTGTCGAATGGAAAGAATGACATTGCTATGAAGAAGGGTAGTGAGATTTGAATGGTGGTTTACAACTTGATAATGTTTTGTTTGTGCCTCAATTAActtgcaatttaatttttatatcacaACTAATTAATGTTTCTGATTGTATGGTTTAATTTACTAATGCTAATGCATTGTGCAGGACCGCCCAACGAGGATGTTGATTGGAGCATGTGAACGAATAGAtggactttttttttctcattgtaTACCGAAGGTGCATGCATTGACATTGGAAAGGAATTTGTTAATTGATATGTGGCCTAAGTGTTTGGGTCACCCATTAGAAAAACAGGTGCATATATATTGCCTTGCAAGAAGAACAATTTTTAAGCAAGATTGTGTGGAGATTGTAATGAAAAGGAGGGAGACAATGTGAGTGGTGTGTGAATGGTGAGGCAATGTCTCCACATGGTggtacaagaaaaaaatatgaaaacgaaTTTAGGAAGGACATGAGAAACAAAATTTCATCGACGAAATATAAGGATTTTGTCCTTCATTGTGTAAAATGGGAAGGGAAAGTAAATCTTTTGCGCAAGTTAGGCATCAAGATCTTCATACTCCAACATTGAGATATTATcattatagttatttattttattaggagatataatctttatttaattgagtgtatatctatatatatatattttggtggcctataaataaaatgatgatGAGTAGGTGTAAAATGTATGagtaacaaatatattaaatttaaattccaacCTAGAAATTTAGTACTTTTTGTTTTGGGAAATGTGAATTGCAAAAAATAACTTACATGTGGAATGGATTTACTTTGGAAAGTAACTTTTGGGTCCAACTGAGAGCTGGCGGATTCAGAAAGAATTGATGAAGCTGCCATATTGGTGTTCTTTGCTATGGTTTCCTTTACAGCAACTTGCTCAAGACTCTGCGCAAGAACAAATGATAGGTAGCTTTGGTGTAATAAGTTGCAGACTTGACTTCTTTCTATGACGTACTAACAGGCTTATTGTTGATGGCAAGTGgacatgcatattaatttagaataatttaaggtGTTTTTGTTTCTCATTTACCTGAGAAATTTCACCAAGTGGTTTTTTCTGGTTCATCATACACGGTTCACGAGTCTGTTGCGAGTTCACCAATGCCTAAACAAAGTAATGAACAGGTGTAAAATCACAATAGAATcagtatttttatttcatccaATACTCAAAAAGATTTATTAAACTCACAAATTCCTCCTCTGCTTCTTTATTTCTCGGATCCACAATGCGGTCTTTAGAAACAACACCTATTTCACCTTCTTTATCAACCAAGTTAGAACCTTCTTCCAAGCTACTGTTAACATTTTGGATCTTCCACGTAGAAGTTCCTTCCCAGTCTTTATTAGGCCCATCACCTTGTTCAACAGCCTGGGACCTGTGTAACAAACTTAAATTCCTTGCCACAGAACAAAATACTCAAAAACTGATGCTATTTATCTTGTTAGAATTGCATTTACCATCAAATGTATATCTAAAGAGAAACACATACATTTTAATTGGCATCAATAAAGTCAGTAAGATTCATTCTTTACTTTACACCGTCAAGAATTTAAATAGAAATACCTCTTAGAATTTTCATCTATTTGTCTCTTAGCAATGTCCTCTCCCAGCTTATGATCCCTCGCCACAACACGTTGACGCATTTCTTCTACCCATGAACTCTCAAATCCAACTTCAATAGCTTCTTCACATAGTTTATGGAACTCTTTTTCTCTTTGAGGAATGATATTATCCCCACTTTCCTTCTGAAGGAGCAACAACATATCTGCCAAAATTTTCAACCTCCAAGCTTGAAAGCGCTCACTAAACCTCTCACAAGCATTCCAAAGATGAGGATATGTTGCTATTGCCTCCACCAGAAGAGAAATTTGTCCCTCATCCAGTTCAACAAAATGTTTATATTCTCCCAATCTTATACGGATATCTGCAGAAGCTGTGCAAAGTTTGAGAGGCTGATATGAAAATATAGGATGGAAATgacataaaaagaaataaaaaaacctGGAGAAATATCACTGTTGTTGTTCGAAACAATATCTATTCCCTCTTGTTTATCCAACAGATTCAACCCTTCTTCTATTTGGATTCCTTTACTTAACACTATTCCTGGCTTTCCTTCATTCATCTTATCATCTTGTTCAACAAGATTTGAATCTAGTGCAGGTATGTCCATGCCACTAGACTCAATGTGAGTTGCAACACCACCTTCAATGCTAATGTCTTCAACACCATTTGGCAAAGATTTTGTCTTAGCTCCCTCTGCTGCAGCTTTAATACTCTCATTTCCTATATCCCCAGTCTCCTGTGTAtcacaaattgaaaaaatatgatTGAGTGGGCCATTAGTTTTTAATGTTCATCATGTGAGAAATGAGCGATTTTTAGTGGTTTTCTTACTATCACAAAATCCATTTTTAAGTTTAGTAATTATTCCACATATATGATAAGGTATTTTACACAGAGAAGATCCCATACAAATTGAAGGTGGGCCTCTAAGTGCTAAAATACTATAGTCGGCACTGCTAGTCTCACTAACGCTACAACTTTTCCAGTAAGTGTAGTTAGTTTCATCAATACACTTTACAATTCTAAAGATAAGTTTTGTAAGGTAACTTTCATTACTATACTTCCTTCTTCTCCATATCTAGTTTACTAATATCTAGCTGATTCTTAGTTAGGTAGCATATCATGACATTATCTAATTCAAACTGCACAAATATAGAAGATTTGTAATTTGGTAGAATACTTTTCATTCGGTTTTTTAGAATGAAATGCAAATATATACAGATAAACCTCAAGCCATTTGAAAGGGAACAAGCAATGGTATTTTTTTCTGAATGAGGGAGCAGAGTCAACCATTTGAATGAGTGAACAAGCAATTGGTTGGTTCTGACCTGTGATGAACGGAACTCACTGCTACCGCTCATAGTCGAATCTTCATTCAATAATCTTATGATGCCCTCAAACTCCCATCTTTCAACTACAGTGTTTTTAAAAtctgtaacaaaaaaaaaaatatattagggAATTCATGTGACAatgaaacacaaaacaaaaggGAAAACATCCTCAACTTTCCATGATGAATcattatatcataaaaaaaagtttatgatAGGAATTTTATATCACCCAACAAAATTCTACGTTTTAAGAATCGTTTCCTTTATAACAGTGTTCTTCATAACGAAAATTACTAAAGCTTAAAATTAAAGATCTTGCAACCTTCCAATAAcagtttatatttaaagattCCATATAGTATTTACCTTCTTCATaaggaaaattttcaataaGCTTCCCAAGAGTAGTTGTTGAAGTGAAAGAGAGTTTTGGACAATTGTAGACAACACAATTCTTTAAATTCGACAAATGAGTATCTAGGTGGAAGTTTGAAAGATGCATAAATATTAGAAGTTTGATTTTTGGAAGCTCAGCTTTAGTATTTCCTATCTCGTCACAATTTCCTTGTTCACATCCAACAAGATCTTCTAGTTCAAAGGCTCCATTTATGATCAAAAGATGAAGATTGGGAAGGTCATTAGATGCAGATCCAGAGAATAATCTTTTCATCTTGTGGCAATGTCCAACATACAGCGCTTCTAGTTTTGGAAAGCATGGTTGAGGAGAAATATGATTAGACAATTTTTTATCCTcttcaattatttgttttaatttttcgcATTTTCTGATCTGCAGAAGATTCAACTCTGGTAAGCATCTTAAAACATACTTCGAAAATATTACTTCTAATTTTGGACATCCAAATATTTCTAATCTTTTAAGATTTGGAAAGGTAAAAGAATTCTTTGATTCTTCTTTTTCACACCCTACAATCTGCTTCAGTTCCATGCATTCTGATATGGTTAGGCTCTTCAACTCTGGTAAGCTTCTTAAAACACAGGAAGGAAAGATTACTTCCAACTTTCCACATCCCCTTATTTTTAATGTGGTAAGATGTTGGAGAGTAAATGAATTCTTGGGACCCACCCAAATATAAGTCATTTGAGGTAGATATTCCAACGACAAATACCTTAACCTTAAACTCACTTGTTGCTCAGTCATTTCATGTCcattaaggaaaaaaatacaTTCTAGTCCAGAACTCCATATGCCTAGAGTTTGCAAAGTGAGGAAATGGTTTAGAATCCCTTTTGGATCCTGcagaatattaataaaaattgtaaaaaattccaaatagaaaatacaaaggaaaaataattaataatcataaaaaaaaaaagacaagacTACCTTCGTACTTGTGATAATCGTCAAACAATTAATAGAACCATAAAAGGGATAGAAACAACTGTAACAATGAAAGTTCTTCAAAGATGGCCACGTCACAGTGAGAGTGTTGGTAGAACAAATGCTAACAAAGTTTGGTAGATCATGAAGAGAGAGTATTTCCAATGCTGAGAATTGAACATGAATCTCCTTATAATCCTTATTAGCTTCGTGATATTGGCCAAACATATATTTCAACCGGAAACATTTATACACATATAGCTCTTTTAAGTTAGGAAAGATAGCCTTCATATTCTCTTTGCCATATTCATCATCAGTGTCTATAATGTACTCAAGTCCATCACATTCCGTAATTCTCAAAATTTCCAACATCAATGATGATGCAATGGACAGTTTAAAAAGGTACCTTGCCTTATCAAAGCCTTTCAGTTCAATCTCTCTAATATTGTGTATCATAATCAAGTTCAAACCATGTGGTTGTTTTGAAAGACATTCTTCAACACTTTCAACCGGGGAAACAAAATCCAAGTTCGATATCTGCAATTTATACACCAAAATACTTCTTAaaccaaactaaatattatCTTAACTCTGATTATTAATGTATTCAATTTCTATCGTATTGTTCGTATAGATAAAAGTTTAAGCAAAGTCTATAATTATTTAGATTCACTTGTTTGTTAGCAAAACTTGCTTTCTGTTTAGCCTATTAAGagaaagttgaaaagaaaataattttccaAAGTTAATCTATTCCTAATAATCTATcccaatatttaaatattaaaaatttatgttgcACCTATGGTATGAATTCAGGTCACTAGTAGCACGGCATGTAAGACCATTTATTACTTTTAGCACAACATcttcttcaaattcaaatatttaaattaatttttgtaaattcaCAAAGAGAGAAACAATGTAAATGATGGTTTTTCATACCTTGATTGCAATAAAATCTCTTTTTGTAGCTTCTGAAGCATCTGTTGAACAATTTATGTTGAAAAACCCAACATATCTCCCAATATCCAATGATAGTGTTCTTAAAGACGGACATATCACATTATAACTACCAACAATTATTCTATCCCTAATATGATCAAGTTCAAGTACTTGTAAAGCAGGAAGCTCAATTTGAGTATTATTTCGACTAGAGAAGTCTTTCAAATCAGCATcctctttatttgttatatcATTCAATTCTCCAACAAAAGAAACGGGGAATATACCCTCCAATAAGTCACATTCACTGATATGTAGCTTTTTCAAACTTTGGAAGATTGAAATATCACTCTGACAATCATGCTCATCCTCAACAATGATTTCCTCCTGATTTTTATTGACCCTTTTGTGAGTTACTATATCTTTCAAACTTTTGCACCCATGTATGTACAATTCTTCCAAAGAAGTCAAGGTCTTAGCAATAGATGCTGTAAAAATTGAGTCTAAATTCCCGCAACATGTTATCTTAAGGCTTGCAAGGTTGGATAAAGTTCCTGAAAAGCAATTATAAAACCACAATCTAAAGAgtcatatttataaatgaaaaaagaaaaatgtaactAGGCTATGCTTCACAAATTGAAGGGCTATAGAAATATGGATGCTTACCTTCCTCAAGTATTTCATCAAGTTCTTCTTTTCTATCCTGGTCTGTTAAGGGAACAATATCTGAAATTATTTGATCTAACATGTCACATTCTTTTATCTCGAGAACTTTCAATTGAGTTAAGCCTCCAACAATGTTGGCTGggaatatatgttttaattctGGACAGCTATATACCTCTACTTCCTGAAGATTTTGGAAGACTTGTACAGGATGCCCTGTGGTGAATTCATCCTGACCTTTTCCCGTTTTGTCATCATCTGCTACTATGTGCTTCAGTTCATCACatcttgatatttttaatattttcaattgtaCCAAACTTCGAGCAACAACATACGTGAAGAGAGAAGTCAGCCGTGGACAAACACTCAAATCCAGCTTCTCTAAGTTCTTAAAAGGCCCATTGACAGGTAGAAAACAATGCCATATAGCTTTTAGATTTTCCATGCAGTCGATTTTCAACGTATGCAAGTTGGACAAAAGAGTTGCCACCTCACTCGAGTGACTACTAGTAATAATCAAACATTCTAACTCTTCAGAATCACGTATCTCCAACGTATTCAACTCATTCAAACACCCTCcttcaatttgaaatatatcagGGATGATACTTTTTGCGCCTCCGTGAATATTACTTACAAATAGATCCTTTGCATTTTTTGCCAAACCCTTCATTACCTCATTTGATACGTCAAAATAGTTGAGTAATAAAGTTCTATGATGAGAGgaaaatactttaaaattacCACCATCAAAATAACGAGATCCTAATACAATTCCATACCTTTGTAGAGTTTCGGGTACACTAAACGTCTTAAAGAATTCAATATTGTCTTCACTGTTAGCATACCATTGTCCTTCAATATCTATAATGTACAACTCTTCCAAAAGCGGGATTCTCTTCACCACTTCAAAATTCTTCACTTTAATGTCGCATTCATTCAACTCTAACAATTTTAAGGTTGTTGGTGTAATTGCAACACTGGTTTTTAATTCAGGAAATGAAGGCAGTAAACAATTAAATAACGAGAGACTTTGAAGATTTTTCATACCGCCTAAAAATGAGAAGTCGCTCAATTCCCAATTGGAAATTAATAGATCTCGAAGATTTGTTAATGTATTGAAAGATACTGTTGACAATGGAGTTTTTCCATCCTCATCATTGACAAGAATCAAAACTTTGAGCACTCCCATTCTTTCGAAAATCCCATCAAGTTCTTTCATCTTTGTccgtaaaaataaaaactcaagaTTTGAGCAATCCAAATCCTTTGGAAATTTCACACACCATAGATATctgattgaatttttttccaCTATAACATCTTTTTGCTCTTCACACTTGATCATCTTATTCTCATTTTTTGCTATTATGTGGGCCACATCACGAACTAAGTCATGCATTTTGACACGTTGATAATCTGCatccaacaacaaacaacaactaACAAGCTTAATTTTAGCTGCAATCACTTCATTCCTTGCCTCTTCATATGAGAGAGTTTCTCCAACTACACCTACTCCTATTGCACATCTTGTTAAAGTGATTTAGCTTCTTCAGTATCCAAATTATCATAGCTCAACTGCAAGCACTTGTAGGGATCAGTCAAACCTCTTTCAATATTTATTGGCTTAGAATGCTTCAATTTATCCAATGCAACCCTCCATTCCggctcttcttttctctttaaacTACAAGCAACAGCTGCAATGGCAACCGGCAATCCTTTACATTCATTGGAAATTAATCTTCCCAGACCCTTTAAGGTATCAGGGGTGCCTTCTGATATAAATGCTTTATTTTGGAAAAGAGTCCATGCTTCTTCCTCCGTTAAAACTGGCAAGTAAATCTTTCTTTGACAATCCATTAAAGAACAAACTGAATCTGATCTAGTGGTAATGAGAATCTTGCAGCCGGGTTTAGAAGAAGGAATCCCAATACGACCAAAGTCAAGCTTCTCCCACACATCATCtagtattataaaaatatttttctcttgagTTAATCTCAAGCATAATCTTTGGGCTCTTTCCATTTCTTCAGCTTCTGGAAATTCAAACTGTATTGAacttgcaatttttttttggatacTTCGAACTTCCACTGTACTAGAAATAGGCACAAAAAGAACTTTGTCAAAAAGATGTTCTGCTTCAACGAACTTCCTGGTTTCCATTGCTAATGTAGTTTTACCACAACCTCCCATCCCATACAACCCAATCATGGaaacatctttatttttcacTGCATCCAATAGTTGCTCATATGCCGATTGTCTACTCTCAAAATTCATGCATTTTTCCAAAAGAATATCAAGGGTGTTTGAAGGAAGCGTAGTGATCCGGTCAAATGGCACGTATTTTTTACCACTTTCAATGAACTTTTCGAGGTCCATAGTTTTATTTGCTAACTTTTTTCCA
The Vigna angularis cultivar LongXiaoDou No.4 chromosome 5, ASM1680809v1, whole genome shotgun sequence genome window above contains:
- the LOC108339165 gene encoding probable disease resistance protein At1g61310; its protein translation is MECLLGFASSLSRDLVCGALNQLRYPCCFNNFVKRLEQEESDLIITRDSVQKFVAQSKKQTKKPSEIVDKWLEDANDDVHNVNQLLKEAKTKNHCCFGHCPNWIWRYHIGKKLANKTMDLEKFIESGKKYVPFDRITTLPSNTLDILLEKCMNFESRQSAYEQLLDAVKNKDVSMIGLYGMGGCGKTTLAMETRKFVEAEHLFDKVLFVPISSTVEVRSIQKKIASSIQFEFPEAEEMERAQRLCLRLTQEKNIFIILDDVWEKLDFGRIGIPSSKPGCKILITTRSDSVCSLMDCQRKIYLPVLTEEEAWTLFQNKAFISEGTPDTLKGLGRLISNECKGLPVAIAAVACSLKRKEEPEWRVALDKLKHSKPINIERGLTDPYKCLQLSYDNLDTEEAKSL